The following are encoded in a window of Vigna unguiculata cultivar IT97K-499-35 chromosome 8, ASM411807v1, whole genome shotgun sequence genomic DNA:
- the LOC114193984 gene encoding aspartyl protease AED3-like: MGINTTITTTLILFTATLLLYFSTVAIATDSCASQSDYSGIIVIPIYGNCSPFKNLSDSWDTTIIDMASKDPLRVEYLFGLDASLRKKRVSAAPIASGQAFDIGNYVVRVKLGTPAQLFFMVLDTSTDEAWVPCSGCTGCSSSTTYSPQASTSYGGAVACYAPRCAQARGALPCPYTGSKACIFNQSYAGSTFSATLVQDSLRLAEDTLPSYAFGCVNSVSGGTIPAQGLLGLGRGPLSLVTQSWSLYSGVFSYCLPSFKSFYFSGSLVLGRTGQPRRIRSTPLLRNPRRPSLYYVNLTGVTVGRVQVPLPTEYLAFDPNRGSGTIIDSGTVITRFVQPVYNAIRDEFRNQVKGPFVSIGSFDTCFVKTYETLAPLIKFRFTGLDLTLPYENTLIHSSYGAVACLAMAAVPNNVNSVLNVIANYQQQNLRIMFDTVNNRVGIARELCN; encoded by the exons ATGGGTATTaacaccaccatcaccaccaccctAATTCTTTTCACTGCAACACTGCTACTCTACTTCTCCACCGTAGCCATTGCCACCGACTCATGCGCCTCTCAAAGTGACTACTCCGGAATCATCGTCATTCCCATCTACGGCAACTGCTCCCCTTTCAAGAATCTCTCCGACTCCTGGGACACCACCATCATCGACATGGCCTCCAAGGATCCTCTCAGGGTAGAGTACCTGTTCGGCCTCGACGCGTCGCTCAGGAAAAAGCGCGTTTCCGCCGCCCCAATAGCTTCGGGGCAGGCCTTCGACATTGGTAACTACGTCGTCCGAGTCAAACTCGGCACGCCGGCTCAACTCTTTTTTATGGTCCTGGATACCAGCACCGACGAGGCTTGGGTCCCGTGTTCCGGCTGCACCGGTTGCTCTTCCTCCACCACCTACTCGCCGCAAGCCTCTACCAGTTATGGCGGCGCCGTGGCTTGCTACGCCCCGCGTTGCGCCCAGGCTCGTGGCGCCCTCCCTTGCCCCTACACCGGTTCCAAAGCTTGCATCTTCAACCAATCCTATGCAG GCTCCACATTCTCCGCCACGCTCGTGCAAGATTCTCTCAGGTTGGCCGAAGACACTCTCCCTAGCTACGCTTTCGGGTGCGTCAACTCCGTCTCCGGAGGCACAATCCCGGCCCAAGGCCTTCTGGGCTTGGGCCGCGGGCCCTTGTCCCTAGTTACCCAATCTTGGTCACTCTACTCCGGCGTCTTCTCCTACTGTCTTCCCAGTTTCAAATCCTTTTACTTTTCCGGGTCCCTCGTACTCGGGCGCACGGGTCAGCCCAGAAGAATCCGCTCCACCCCACTTCTCCGAAACCCGCGGCGGCCATCACTCTACTACGTGAACCTGACGGGAGTGACAGTGGGCCGGGTTCAGGTCCCATTACCCACCGAGTATCTCGCGTTTGACCCGAACAGAGGATCCGGAACCATCATAGATTCGGGCACGGTCATAACCCGATTCGTGCAACCGGTTTACAACGCAATCAGGGATGAGTTCAGAAACCAGGTGAAGGGACCGTTCGTTAGCATAGGGTCATTCGACACGTGCTTTGTGAAGACCTACGAGACGCTGGCACCGTTGATCAAGTTTCGGTTCACGGGATTGGATCTCACTCTACCCTACGAGAACACCCTCATACATAGTTCCTACGGTGCGGTGGCGTGCCTGGCCATGGCGGCGGTGCCCAACAACGTGAACTCGGTGCTCAACGTTATCGCCAACTACCAACAACAGAACCTTAGGATTATGTTCGACACAGTTAATAATAGGGTTGGCATAGCGCGTGAGCTTTGTAACTAG